In Plasmodium malariae genome assembly, chromosome: 11, the following proteins share a genomic window:
- the PmUG01_11058000 gene encoding RAP protein, putative, producing MKKRKVFIDNIYVNLYNIKQCTNFSTSTIFNLKKNKPLNIDHANRIGQGKGGKAVKAVKAATGAEEAAEASTGGGRCRRNELRQKYGKFEENKRVTKLCQELDQNIKKMEYNHYERNLTYGLSIAENSIELSQLINRISKNILFVNSNHVRSIYVKLIDKILKIYDNIPIRSVSLILNSMLKLNYYHREFIFLFFKNIKRVINRSNYIDLCILYHFYVNSFDKIHPFNIPNDQVLNSFLTKISHTTSSLQIHGISCILRCNKKIVKRMLSSFTKNNRESRDYLMKDLEDNTVDVSSVYLWVKKSGREPDEGKEEDEKELDEAEDDDNDASNYTHNDEVRGGKGGNNWKHKKISALNLRLIERINVSLRDNFYLKLSYANIQQLCNMLEDFEFFNLVDNNCYYDVLNILKRVQNLDKFKNLDYINILNIIKSRNIKYNDALSFSHFSFLFEAIKDKNVEDFSSNDLAELMKILYYFKKMYHLKFCLNKLEYSLHKKNLSEVSSVSTLIYLLYEYSIIGKSSDVMGSLQRRLFDTIMSRECSGSSNGSDNTGCSDLNDGGSTSYNDIPINERILLVKSIEGLIDKGTINLEYLRKREFYISNCNENPFKESNVERYIHYILYKILVLGRVKYNDFSIFLYLLKYALLFSLHFTIKDVVLLLKGLHLCSYFITKDNYFIFEKALNYFSIFLMPQYHSHYKRNKSNAVKNDLMKYAINECKDNFFKYEPPRNVHCLNHISSVYRQMEDIIQVYCAYLHNEEDGRYQEKEVDLIDEVSDNNILKKNSTYYNDQDKYNSIMNYSFIKICIVDCCNILYYFRKLNYVNHDVINVILKNVYGNINFLKNKHILKMISGFSIIKNIDEYFSSFNSIFKKILFQFFLSHKESDENNTVKVDETIKLFYLVSKLRIDKESINYYIRKYILIYLENLLEKNELTVNNLQLLFGGFKYMYPYRYIGLIEYSLKRIHQMVYDERSGSYNRGDDNVRGDNLESHMNCSKRYIVGGNTKRRKTKCAFSISFLKIYFSSLPILVNPSLNIYSNVNKLYINISHKLFEQLSYELTEADEAFKKDIIHAVIDFVNLSFPFIPFFEKYTNLILYILDVNEILSKDQLCMFLLNLKFFSKKFLTSQNFTTSDLSKHNELKKKIDDLLKTFSSNNEDAVLCWKNMYPEEENVQRIICGNNDRLSYDFSFNKRKIVLFDTENDNEKEIISREYNYIDLNDLYKTKKDDTKRRKTVCDADKDQNEDINIDMNECSAKKRQNYKSDRNALNEFEIILKKYAYCQNNEKDKLNISKNFKVFLFDIKYVDLKKKIIFEFLDQQCYFKEPDNSSIELLPLIYLRLLFLKKLNFHILLMPFYEWNNCHGRLEKVKAIFQKLLNITNDADNYLYQTDKAHIFSSVGRYE from the coding sequence atgaaaaagagaaaagtgtttatagataatatttatgtaaatctATACAACATAAAGCAATGTACTAATTTTTCCACTTCtaccatttttaatttaaaaaaaaataagccaCTGAACATTGACCATGCAAATAGAATTGGCCAAGGAAAGGGGGGAAAAGCAGTGAAAGCAGTGAAAGCGGCAACAGGAGCAGAAGAGGCAGCAGAGGCATCGACAGGGGGGGGAAGATGCAGACGGAATGAACTACGCCAAAAGTACGGTAAGTTCGAGGAGAATAAGAGAGTAACAAAACTATGCCAAGAATTAGAtcagaatattaaaaaaatggaatacaATCATTACGAAAGGAATTTAACCTATGGTTTGTCGATAGCAGAAAATTCTATTGAGTTATCTCAGTTAATAAATAgaattagtaaaaatatattatttgtaaatagtAATCATGTAAGAtcaatatatgtaaaactcattgacaaaattttaaaaatatatgacaaCATTCCAATTAGAAGTGTaagtttaattttaaatagtatGCTTAAGctaaattattatcatcgtgaatttatctttttgttttttaaaaatataaaacgaGTAATTAATCGGAGTAATTACATCGATCTGTGTATCTTATaccatttttatgtaaactCGTTTGATAAAATACATCCCTTTAATATTCCAAATGATCAAGTGTTAAATTcctttttaacaaaaatatcgCATACCACTTCGTCTTTACAAATTCATGGCATATCCTGTATACTAAGATGTAACAAGAAGATAGTGAAGAGGATGTTAAGTTCTTTTACAAAAAACAACAGGGAATCGCGGGATTATTTGATGAAGGACTTAGAAGATAACACAGTGGATGTGAGTAGCGTCTACTTGTGGGTAAAGAAATCAGGGAGGGAACCAGATGAGGGAAAAGAGGAAGATGAAAAGGAATTGGACGAAGCGGAGGACGATGATAACGATGCATCAAATTATACCCATAACGATGAAGTCAGAGGGGGGAAAGGGGGAAACAACTggaaacataaaaaaatttctgcGTTAAATTTACGGCTTATCGAAAGAATAAATGTTTCTTTAAgagataatttttatttaaaattatcatatgCGAACATTCAACAGCTTTGTAATATGCTAGAAGactttgaattttttaacttaGTTGACAACAATTGCTATTATGATGTTTTGAATATATTGAAGAGGGTTCAAAACTtagataaatttaaaaatttagattatataaacatattgaatattataaaaagtcgaaatataaaatataatgatgcCCTTTCATTCtctcatttttcttttctttttgaagCAATAAAAGACAAAAATGTTGAAGATTTTTCCTCTAACGATTTAGCTGAACTAATGaagatattatattattttaaaaaaatgtaccaTCTCAAATTTTGCCTGAACAAGTTAGAATATTCTTTGCACAAAAAGAACCTTAGTGAAGTATCCTCCGTTTCGACTCTGATATATCTCCTTTACGAATATTCCATCATAGGGAAGAGTAGCGATGTGATGGGTTCGCTGCAGAGGAGGTTGTTTGACACGATAATGAGCCGTGAATGCAGTGGAAGTAGCAATGGTAGTGATAACACCGGATGTAGCGACTTGAACGATGGGGGATCCACCTCCTATAATGATATTCCCATAAACGAGCGCATTCTTTTGGTAAAATCAATCGAAGGATTAATCGATAAGGGCACTATAAATTTAGAGTACTTAAGAAAAAGGGAGTTCTATATAAGTAATTGCAATGAAAACCCTTTCAAAGAGTCAAATGTTGAGAGATACATCCAttacatattatacaaaattttagtTTTAGGAAGGGTAAAATATAACgacttttccatttttttgtatttgttaaaatatgcGCTCTTGTTTTCCCTTCATTTTACCATTAAAGATGTTGTACTACTTTTGAAGGGTCTACACCTTTGTTCTTACTTCATTACTAAGgataattatttcatttttgaaaaagcgttaaattattttagcatttttttaatgccGCAATACCATTCACATTACAAGAGAAACAAGTCTAACGCTGTGAAGAATGACTTAATGAAATATGCTATAAATGAATgtaaagataatttttttaaatatgaaccTCCAAGAAATGTGCATTGTTTGAATCATATTAGTAGTGTGTACAGACAAATGGAGGATATAATTCAGGTGTATTGcgcatatttacataatgaGGAAGATGGTAGGTATCAGGAAAAAGAAGTTGATTTGATAGATGAGGTGagtgataataatattttaaagaagaacagtacatattataacgatcaagataaatataacagTATTATGAATTATAGTTTCATCAAAATTTGTATTGTTGACTgctgtaatatattatattattttcgaAAATTGAATTATGTAAACCATGATGTAATTAATGTTATCTTAAAAAATGTGTatggaaatataaattttttaaaaaataaacatatccTTAAAATGATAAGTGGATTtagcataataaaaaatattgatgagtatttctcttcttttaattctatttttaagaaaatattatttcaattttttttgtcccATAAGGAGAGTGACGAAAATAATACAGTAAAAGTAGACGAGACTATCAAGCTATTTTACTTAGTTAGTAAATTACGTATAGATAAAGAGTCAATAAATTACTATATTAGAAAgtatattttgatttatttggAAAACTtgttagaaaaaaatgaattaactGTAAACAACCTTCAGCTATTGTTTGGGGGGTTTAAGTATATGTATCCTTATCGATATATAGGTTTGATAGAGTACTCTTTGAAACGAATTCATCAGATGGTGTATGATGAGAGGAGTGGCAGTTACAATAGGGGTGATGATAATGTTAGGGGAGACAATTTAGAGAGTCATATGAATTGTTCCAAACGTTATATTGTGGGGGGAAATACCAAAAGGAGGAAGACAAAATGTGCGTTTtctatttcctttttaaaaatatatttctcatCATTGCCAATTTTAGTAAACCCATCTTTGAACATCTACTCTAATGTGAATAAgttgtacataaatattagcCATAAACTGTTTGAACAGTTGTCCTATGAACTTACAGAAGCAGATGAAGCATtcaaaaaagatattatCCATGCAGTTATAGACTTTGTGAATTTGTCGTTTccatttattcctttttttgaaaaatacaCAAATTTAATCCTATATATACTTGACGTGAATGAAATTTTATCGAAGGATCAACTTTGCATGTTTTtgctaaatttaaaatttttttcgaaaaaatTCTTAACAAGTCAGAATTTTACAACTTCTGATCTGAGTAAACACAATgagctaaaaaaaaaaatagatgatCTTTTAAAAACGTTTTCCAGCAATAACGAAGATGCTGTATTATGTTGGAAGAACATGTATCCTGAGGAAGAGAATGTGCAGCGTATAATATGTGGGAACAATGATAGACTATCCTACGACTTCTCTTTCAACAAAAGGAAAATCGTTCTTTTTGATACGGAGAATGACaatgaaaaggaaataatTTCGAGGGAGTACAACTACATTGATTTGAACGATTTATATAAAACGAAAAAGGACGACACTAAAAGGAGAAAAACTGTGTGTGATGCGGATAAAGATCAAAACGAAGATATCAATATAGATATGAATGAATGTAGCGCGAAGAAGAGGCAAAATTACAAAAGCGACAGAAATGCATTAAACGAgtttgaaataattttgaaaaaatatgccTACTGccaaaataatgaaaaagataaattaaatatttcaaaaaattttaaagtattcttatttgatattaaatatgttgatttaaaaaaaaaaattatatttgaatttttagaTCAACAGTGTTATTTTAAAGAACCAGATAATTCATCAATAGAACTGTTacctttaatatatttgcgattattatttttaaaaaaattaaattttcatatacttCTTATGCCTTTTTATGAGTGGAATAACTGTCATGGAAGGCTAGAAAAAGTTAAGGCTATTTTTCAAAAGTTATTAAACATAACCAACGACGctgataattatttatatcaaaCTGATAAGGCGCACATCTTTTCGTCTGTCGGTCGCTACGAGTAG